In the genome of Bactrocera tryoni isolate S06 unplaced genomic scaffold, CSIRO_BtryS06_freeze2 scaffold_285, whole genome shotgun sequence, the window CGATGGCGTTGCGCGTTGAAAAAACTCTGGATATTCTGCTGTTATTCGCCCTTCTCTCTATTTCTGGCTTGCATAGTTGCTCACTTAGCTGATGGAGAAACATCCTACGGCGGCTTGTATATGACTTCAGGTGAGTGTTGTTGTCAACGTATATTATGTATGCAGCAAACGCAGCAACGTCcacaatattataaaagaaagcCAAAGGCCATCTATTTGTGCGCCGCTTGGTACTATATTCGGACAAGCACATGTCCATGCTATCAACTCCacctttggttttgttgtaGTCCAATATAAGCAATGGCTTCTTCTTAGGACCGGACGTTTCTGTTGTATAATGAGAAGTGGACAATAATACAACTGCCTTGTTTTTCTTGGGCACGTACGAGCACATCGTAACGTGATTATAGAACCCAAACATTGACGATTCAGCCTCACGTCCCTTGGGGTTGGCAAATGCTGCTGGCACGAATGTACGCCTTTTGTTGCAAGTACCCAATATAGATAAATTATTGTCTATCATCAAAGATTTTGCCAAGTTGTAGCTAGTGAAAAAGTTGTCACATACAATATTTCTTCCACTTCCATCAAAAAGGTTGATACATAAATCTTTGACTATTCTTTCACCAACGTTTCTTTCACGTTCACCAGACGGTGCCATTCCTGTATAGATTTGTCCCtgcattgaaaaattaaattcaatttagttGTTTATACTTTCAACAATATTGATAGTACCTGCAATGGATAGGACGAAATGGAGTCGCACACCCACCACACTTTTATCCCATATTTGGCAGGTTTTGATGGTATGTATTGCGTGAAGCCAGTTCCACCACGATAAGCATACAATTGTTCATCTACGGTGACGTTGGATCCTGCCACGTAATATCTACGAAGACAGCTATTTAGCATCAAAAAAACGTCCGATATTGCTGCTGCTTTGTCAGTTTGTTTGCGTTGCTGGCATGTGTTTCCATTATCGAAACGAATGAAGCGGCTAATTTCCCAAAATCGTCGTACACTCATTGCAGCACGATATAATGGATGTGATTTAGTATTCCACAAATCTTTCGTATGCACGTAACCAGAATGTGTAACGCCACTTAGCAAAAGTACGCCCAAATATGCATCAAATTCACTTTCTGTTATGGGAATCCATGATCTCGGTTCTCTTGTTGGATGTTTTGCATTGTCATCATCAAAGAATTGCCTTGCCTTTCGATTTGATTCACGAATAATTATGTCGCATATTTCGTCTGACATTATCAATTTGAACGTTTCTGAAATGGTCAAACCTTGCGTTGCCCGATTGGTCCAGATTGTGCACTTCTTAGAATGTTGTGCGTACGGAATCTTACAGGTTGTGGTTGTATCGAAGACCAAACATTACCATCTCTGGCAGTAAAATATTCCCCAGTTTCAATTGGTGCATCTTCAAGTTCTTCATCAGAATCACTGTCGTCCTCTGGGTCATATTCTGGTAACGTGGGCTCTTCTAAGTCTGAGTCATCACCACCAATATCACCTACACATTAATCTAAAGCCTCGTCGCCAACTACTGAATCGTGGTCACTTATTTCTTTTTGGCTCTCTTCAAGCGTTTGACGAAAATATGTTTGCTGTTCTTCGTACGAAAGTGCGCTTAGTTGTCGTGGAGTAAGCCATTCACCATCTGCCATTtcactttgattttatttttttatttccacaaaATAAACAGAAACGTCCTTTCACTTCGAATCATACGTGCATGATAAAATCCGTAATACTGGTAAACcctattttatactttttagcgCAGGTACTAGCGATTTTATGCCTGAGTTTTTATGTTTGCAACCTAAAGTAATCCTTATAATCACAAAACAATAAGTACTAACCACATCATCAGCGACCCTTAATAATccagaaaatatgtatgtatgtatatttgttaaacTATATCAATGTAAGCTAGGGTTTTTTAACCATGACCATTTTTAACACGTTCGCGTTCATTTAAATTTAGCGGGTGGCTGCCagataatcacttaatttttccatacaaaattgaggagcgggaattcccgctttttttctacaggttaatttttttaaatagtctgaACAAATTAGGGAAATTACCGGAATTCCcgcatttatttttcaagagCATCCTTATATGTGCGGATGAAATTGCAGGAATAtagcgcgggaattcccgcaatttttttattgaaggaaacatgaatgacgggaattcccgcaatttacgcgaatgtATACGTATATTATCGATATAACGCAAATGTGtgagtatattagtaaaaaaaattagaatcgCAAGCGATTAGTTGAATGTGTACCTGCCGCGTTATAACGGCATGCCATTTGCCATAcaaaacgtatgtacatacccgGGTGTGTTGCTGTTGACGTGCGTAAAAAAGTTCTGCTGTTGACATAAAGGTTAAGTTAatgtaccttcttcatcttactgaagttgacataaagccataacggcattgcatttggaagaattccataatcctatattaaggtataaagtcgattttcttgtatatgcacatttagcaattgatattgagttgcttaaaatcattaatttaacatatttaagttaattaaccttcttcatcttactgaagttgacataaagccataacggcagtgcatttggaagaattcgacaatcttatattcacgtataaattcgattttcttgtatatacacatttagcagtcgatattgagctgcttcaaatcattactttaacatatttaagttaatttaccttcttcatcttactgaagttgacataaagccataacggcagtgcatttggaagaattcgacaatcttatattcacgtataaattcgattttcttgtatatacacatttagcaatcgatattgagttgcttcaaatcattaccttcacatatttaagttaattaaccttcttcaccttactgaagtgtacataaagccataacggcagtgcatttggaagaattcgacaatcttattcaggcataaagtcgatttccttgtatatacacatttagcagtcgatattgagttgctttaaatcattaatttaacatatttaagttaattaaccttcttcatcttactgaagttacataaagccataacggcaatgcatttggaagaatttgactttcttatattcaggtataaattcgattttcttgtatatacacatttagcattgagttgctttaaattattaatttaacatatttaagttaattaaccttttttatcttactgaagttgacataaagccataacggcagtgcatttggaagaattcgacaatcttattcatgtataaagtcgattttcttgtatataca includes:
- the LOC120781106 gene encoding piggyBac transposable element-derived protein 4-like, whose protein sequence is DIGGDDSDLEEPTLPEYDPEDDSDSDEELEDAPIETGEYFTARDGNVWSSIQPQPVRFRTHNILRSAQSGPIGQRKARQFFDDDNAKHPTREPRSWIPITESEFDAYLGVLLLSGVTHSGYVHTKDLWNTKSHPLYRAAMSVRRFWEISRFIRFDNGNTCQQRKQTDKAAAISDVFLMLNSCLRRYYVAGSNVTVDEQLYAYRGGTGFTQYIPSKPAKYGIKVWWVCDSISSYPLQGQIYTGMAPSGERERNVGERIVKDLCINLFDGSGRNIVCDNFFTSYNLAKSLMIDNNLSILGTCNKRRTFVPAAFANPKGREAESSMFGFYNHVTMCSYVPKKNKAVVLLSTSHYTTETSGPKKKPLLILDYNKTKGGVDSMDMCLSEY